TACTACTAGCAGGGGGTGGGAACgtgcatggctcatagttcacgaACAAtcccaagcaaaaaataatttcaagatcagtattctaacctattttttcaaacattctggatcatattGAGAAGCTAAATATATCAGAAATATCGGTCTAaatttagccgataccgataccgaaaaattggccgatattgccgatacgtCTCTAGTTTTCCTATGGTGTTTATTCATGTCATGCCTTTCAGTAAGTAATTACATAGTATGCCGTTACACAGAAGATACATTATCGATCATATGCAGCAATCATGCTACAAATTAAAAAAGCAAAAACAAGTTACAAAATCcatcaaaatcaaaacaataacaaTTCAAATACCATCATTGAAAGTTTCAACTTCTGACTCTCGACTAAAATATAATCCAATTGAAATccgatgaaattattttttaaaagaattCAGTAATTATACTCTCGAACAACGATCTTCaaaagcagtcactgatatgcAAGGAGAGAGTATTTTGAAAGAGCTTTGCGATTTGACCTTATTTCGtgtgcatggacttgatggtggagaaagcattaggtgaaccaccctactacaaagaggagtccagcaatcctgtCACACATAATTAATCCatcatggaattcgaacctgcaaaccatGCATGGTAACCCGAGCACATTCCTAACACTTAGAACGACGCCCCACACCGCCCCAGGTGAGATGGTGACTGAGCATAGGTTTTGAAGTGAGATCACTATCTGCTTGACCAACGTTAAGGCCAACATTCTAATTACTACTAAGTAGACTTGTCTTCATGCgcaaaaactaaaaaattataaaataaagtaCAATTTTCCATATAAAATTCTTTGTCATCAGATTAAATCTTCTGGCACATAATgttcgttcatatatttgataaaatctcaGTCTTGACAATTCAGTGATCGCCTCTAACTTAGCTCAGAGATGAGTGTGAGTATATGCGAGCCTACTATGAGCAAACTCTCTCTCAATAGTGATCGCTCAGAGATGGATGCGAGTATATTTGACCCTGCTTGGAGCAAACTCTCTCTctcaataaaaatcaaaaattcttaCTCGCAGGGTTTCCCATATAAAATCCTTTTTACTTCTGATAAATCTTCATCTTTCATTTGTTCCAGAGCACTTTCAACATCTTGAAATTCACTCgccatatttttgaagttacttttatatcatttattactattaaaaacaaatatcatcataaaataaacaatatgtaGCAATATTAACGATGTATCTTGTATGCTGTAATACCAAACTTCAATGCATTTCGATTCTATCAGACCGTTTCATTGCTGTGATGATTAAGAACCccccaaattttatttaaatttgcaaTACTTTTAAAATCAAATGCAATCAAAATGCAATTTTGCAACATTATTTTGTGCAAGATAAAATCCAAATAACCGGAACCATACAGAATAATCACCATATTGTTTAAACTCGAATATTCCGAATGGTCAAGCTTCACTGGGTACAAGACTGAAATTTTAAATACCTGAGGTTGAATTTATTCCGAGTTAAAAATGCAATGGAGTAGAACTGGCAGAATCTAAACACTGATAACATTGTGGTATAATTCTGCAATTTGTTTTTTAAGACAAGATGGAGgcatagaatattaaaaataaattcctaaatttttttaacaaaataacatTTATTGCAATACAActataatttataaattacTGCTCATTTCAAGTCCTGAACTATTTTTTCAATACTACAAGTCATGCTTCATTAAGTCCAATACTAGGATGGAGTACGATAATACAAAAAACCATGCCGAAATCTAGAgttcagaatgaaaaaatacaaaatttacaaatttgcacacttttaacaatatataacaataaaatatactGCATTTTCACAAACACTATTGCAACTATGCGATGTAGTAACAGATAATGATATATAATAATACATGATATATCAAGAtaatgaaaaaaagtttgaatatgCAATGAACCGGAATTGTCGGAATAATTTCTATTCAGAAGGGTAAAGAAAAATGCTGGCAGATAAAGGACCAAGGCTGTGAAGTCGAAgttgcatatttttattgatactgGAGACAGAATTTCTGACTTCTAATGGTAGTAATCCAAATCAAAATTACCAACTAACAAtaatgagaatatcggtcggagaccgaagacttatcgatcgaaactgcggtttcgattcatgactctatagtgacaccgcgtgtctcatcactaattaattaataactcgctaattatacgacataattcatccaaaatcaatagggatctggtctgagatatgataaatgcacatgcaaaatttggagcagattcaaccacgccttcgtgagatatcacgtgcatctaacagacagacagacaaatatctatcaacatacttaccgatctaaagatcgatgaGTAAAAAGTATTAAATTGACATAGCATTCTATAGAAAATGCAATCTTGTATACTGCCGATGTTTTTACTATCACAATTTGGTTTTCTCAGTGTTGCGAGCTGTAAGCGAAGTCTCCTCAACATGCAGAATGAAATACAtttgtttgacttttgaaaaGCAAGTTTTTATTGGTTCGGAATGAGTGTAAATGTTTTCCACCTTACAGCCTCGTACAAGACAAAGAAGCTACTGCAAACAGTAAACTAACATAAAAATGACAGGTAGATAATATCATACAAATATGATACAAATAAGACAGATAACAACTTCAAAGTAATATATCAACGAAACTGAGAGATACAAGATAAGAGGCCGTCAGCCAGACAGTTAAATGTGACCAAAACAATTGCAAATACACCCATGTAATATTCTATGTCAGAAAATGAATGAATCAAAATTGAtaatataatgaatataaaagGTATGGCAAGAGGCTTGAGAAATGCAACATAGGCAACAGATTTagtacaaaaaataacaaaaattgtgTTCGATGTGTTCACATACTGAAAATAATGATAAGGAAATAGTTCAAATAATGTACATACAATAAAAACAGCTTCAATAACGAAAatggacgctccagaagtgtgtgtaccaatatggaggtaactaattttgttcgcctactttacatcaagttgtgtaaagggatgtAGCCTATGGGTAAGgaggtatatccacttggctaacacagacagtccctagAATAAGGAAAACCGAAACAAATTATGCCCtaatacacatactacaggagtacctgaAAATGCACATATTATTCAAGGTGTGTAAAAAGactgaaatgtttttaattggaaatttatcgataccatatatacTATAGATTGTGCCCCTACAGGTGTATTGAAAGAAgtaaaaaaatgattaaaataaaacttggttaagatatatttagAACATACCAAAATTGAATAGACAACGTAGtacaatttttgtaataaattattattgGTATGAAGTAGTTTCGTTtcgaaatttaacaaatttatgAGTGAATATAGTGATTAGTGACTACTGCAAATGATACAGCACGACTTCAAAAAAAGGATGTACGTAAATGACAAGTTTTATTTGTAAGATGTTTTGGAGTCTCCCAACTTAATAACAgttttttgataataaaaattgcaaatattgcaaattatagtctatttttaaaaaaataagcttTTAAAAGGAGTAAGTTTTATTAAAGGTCTTATTTTCAATGTGAAATGTTGTTTGGTGGAGACATGGTAGATAATTATAGCATGTCTGTGTAAAACATTTGATTAAAGGAAACTCAACATGACTGAGTGAGTCCTGAAAAAGAAACAGTTCAAAGTCTTCAAATTCATAATAACAAATTTATGATGAATAATACGTGAAATACTGCACAAGATTTAGTACGTTTCGACAGCTATAGGAAAAAAATAGACGTCATGATATAGTACGTTTTGATAAAATAACAGTATTAATAGaggatttgattttttttcaataataaatagtactttcaatttaacaaaataaaaaaaagtccaTTGTATcgctaaaaaaaaaattgacacaaATTGCATTGTTGCTAATTGCTATGGCAggtttatatatttaatttaagaGGGTTACTACACACTAACACATTggcatttgtgttagtgtgtagtAAGACTCTTTAGTCttttcactcttgctatagcatccttGCCTTATACGCATACAGATCCACCTGCCCTAAGCCATTGAGCAAGGATAGGTAGGTAGTTTCATGTAATCCCAACTGGTACTTACGCaagtttatatcaaaatttgggAGAGGAATGCTGATAAAAGGGCTCAATTGGGCTCAAAGTGTTTGTAAAGTCAGTGAACGATTATATGTGGGAGATAAATTTACGACCCAGAATCACCGAAGTACGACCGAGATAGCAATGGCAACCAATTTAGCACAACTGTTTGTAAAGTCAGTGAACGATTATAATGTGGGAGATAAATTTATGACCCAGAGTTGCCGAAATTTGGCTAAAATCGCCATGGCGACAAATTTAGTCACAATTTTGATCCCTGTTCCATGAAACACTCAGGAaacagtttgggaaacactgaatTGGGTAAAAGAACTTTGGTGTGTTTCGTGCGACCGATGGCGGGCATATACAACTGTAAAAACTTAAACAAACATTGATTACGGTAGATtagaataaaacaaacctggttaagatatattgagaactgacttcacaacaaaattttgattgcaCAAGGGCTTATGAACATTGTGTATAGTGAGCCACGACCTCTATTCGAAGTtcagatttgataaaaaagcaAAGCTAAAATCATGGAAGCAATATTGTTGATGTAATAGgtaataaaacattaaaatgtcATACATTATTCAGGGCATCAAAATCTCTTATTTCATCTGTAAAATATCTGTTGTCTTTATTCTGATAATTCTCGGATGATCCCACAGGTAAATACCCAGCTAAATCCATAATTTTCGTGCAGACGCTTTCAATCTGCTGCACAGTTGTATAAGGAAGTAAGTTTGTCCATTTTTGAACTATTGCGGTTGAGTTCCTTTTGCGTCCATACGGGTTGAATATTACTTTTGGTTTTTTTACCAGATTTATTCGTCCTCTCAGAAGATGTGCTTGTTGCTTGGGATCAACATCTCGTTTGCTAACACTAGGGGTCTCCTCGAGTATTTCACTTGGAATCTCGATATTTGTGTTCTTTTTTATCCAATCTTTTAGCGATTTATAAAAATCCAGCCCAAGGAAATCGTACACTGACTGGGCGATATCATATGGATACAACGCTGCGTCTTCATATCTAACGGCTTTGTAACGACCTTGCAACCATTCAGGCGTATCAAACAAGCCCATCATCATATTATGAGATTGACGAGCGCACGTACTACGTAATGATTCTTTCATATCTATACCCTTTAATAAAGGTTTTCTTGAATTTGCAATTCCTCGGGGGTCGCGAATCAAATGCAATACTTTGACATTATGTGTTGGGAGTTTCATAATCTcttctaaatttaaaatatcgcAGAGTCTAATCACTTTAAAAACAACCATTTTCTTCCTGCGGCAATCATTCATAGCCAGATTTATATTTACGGCACCACAATCGGCACTCAAATATTTTGCACGATTTACATTTGGGCAATGTTTTTCTTCAATGAGTTCCTTCGTATTAACACGAAAACAGACTCGATGTGccaaacaaaatttcatattatgattatttttaagataatcAGACACTGGAATACTTTTGTATATCTCTGCCCAGTTCGGAAAAACGCATTGTGCAATATTTGCaagcacttttttttttaatgatgcCATTTTACATTCCGATGAGTTTGAAAACGGGAATATCGgttcaaaaacataaaaaacgtCTGGATGTTGATT
This is a stretch of genomic DNA from Styela clava chromosome 2, kaStyClav1.hap1.2, whole genome shotgun sequence. It encodes these proteins:
- the LOC120336596 gene encoding carbohydrate sulfotransferase 1-like, with protein sequence MVELSWNQAGNFDMTICRILMKRRFFTGMVVFTSIILISFIIFAPRSINIPVMLKEERIGNQENLIEIEKGRILVETQSKVPLPTSTQKRKIQFQTEASKIKNESIAKTMQDISKKITVPPKVVVRKPEVHKLPNNNVIPMLKIQPGAPRRYIHDVQGYQKYVEYLKMTELLLPKQTNAVVILTNHRSGSSFFGELFNQHPDVFYVFEPIFPFSNSSECKMASLKKKVLANIAQCVFPNWAEIYKSIPVSDYLKNNHNMKFCLAHRVCFRVNTKELIEEKHCPNVNRAKYLSADCGAVNINLAMNDCRRKKMVVFKVIRLCDILNLEEIMKLPTHNVKVLHLIRDPRGIANSRKPLLKGIDMKESLRSTCARQSHNMMMGLFDTPEWLQGRYKAVRYEDAALYPYDIAQSVYDFLGLDFYKSLKDWIKKNTNIEIPSEILEETPSVSKRDVDPKQQAHLLRGRINLVKKPKVIFNPYGRKRNSTAIVQKWTNLLPYTTVQQIESVCTKIMDLAGYLPVGSSENYQNKDNRYFTDEIRDFDALNNV